The Triticum urartu cultivar G1812 chromosome 6, Tu2.1, whole genome shotgun sequence genome includes the window CATCTAATATCCGGTGTCTCTGCGGTTTGTGTGGCAACAATGATGGAGGCAAGATAAACGGGGTCGTGGCATGCCCTTCATCTTAACCGTTTCTCATGTCCCTGACCATGAAGTTGGAGCTGTAGCAGTATGGGGCAACCCGGCAAGAACGATGCGGGGATCGTTGTTGAAGTCAGAGTTGCCTAGTCCTCAATGTGTTGGCTGATTGTTTGGCATAGATGTACAACGTTCTCATGTGTTGTTTGTTCGGAGTGCTTTTGGTTGGTCATATGTGGTGGAATCGGAGTCGCTCGCTCGGGAAGAAGTGACCACAATGACACTTTGCAAGCAACCTTGATATTGTTCCACTGTTCGGCGATGAGTGTAGGTCTTCTGGTGGGTAGCCAGATCGGCCGTGATGCTACATCTTGCAGGTGAGTTGTAACAGTTTTTACCCGATGTCAAATTAATCCGACATCTCTCTCCTATGTTTTTAATGGATCTATTCCTAAGGTCTGACTTAagaaaaattatatatgtaaataATAAGCCGACACTTTTGTTCATGGTGTTATTAGGTGCGTGCACAGTTTCCTTGCTTGTTTCCCTCTACTTCTTTACGTCTTTCTTATACCTGTGCAGTTACCCTCTATTAATCAGTTTGTACAACACAATAAAGACCCTCCACTTCACAGAAAGTCAGAAACTGATCAGAAATACATAAACAGAAGAACAAGAAGATGTTTTCTTTCACGAACACGGTAGATATTTTAAGCTACGGAATCCAAGCTACACGAGATAACTGAAGGCAGATGTACTCCAGCACCCTGCACAGTGCACGCTACCACATCACTACAGCCTAAATAATGATCCATAGGATACGCTTCCCGAATGGGCACTCCACAAACTGTTCTTCACCCAATGTCAGAAGACCGAGTGATTGTTCGCACGAGCGAACGAGCTCCTTGCAGAGACAATGCTACGATAATAAAGTAAATCGCGCCTAATTTTCCCTGAGACCAAttcaaagaggacgtccatccaCTGACTGGGCATGTTGTAGGCCTACAAGCCAGAAACAAGGTGGCAAATGTGAGCAGTTTGCATTGCGTTCTGACTTCTGAACCGATGGATATAGATAGGGAGGGGCAAAATGTACGTTACCTCGGATGGAGACGCCTCCTCATCTCGTATCTTCTCCAGGCTCCTGACAAGGTATTTTGCGGCCGAACCGAGCTGGCTGGAGATTAACCGCAAGATTAGCTAGAAATAAAATCAAGGTAAATCCAATGTTTTAAATAGCAGGCTATGGCATTTAGCGGCGACCCTAAAAAACAGCTATAGCTGGGCTATAGCGGGCTATAGCGGAGCTATAGCGGCAAATTGTACATGAAATCATTTAGCGGCAACACCCTCAAATAGCTATAGCGGAGCTATAGCGAGGCTATAGccggctatttaaaactatgGGTAAATCACGCGGCGGCTCGTCGGAGTCACAGAGAGAGAGGGGGCATACGGCTCGTGGTGGTCGCAGTCGAGATGGACGTGGCTGTCGTGCACCCCATCCTCGCGGACGTAGTGCGTTGAGATCGTGATCATCCCCCCCGGCGGCGAGTCGGCAGGCGGGAACTGGACGGTCATGGTCACCTTCTTGCCGACCTTCCCTCCGGACGGATCGGCAGCCACGAGGCCGGTGATGATGAGCAGAAAGAAGACGGAGAGGAGGGTGAGGTGGTAGAGCCGAGCCATGGCAGACTTCGGGCTGAGATGTGCACAGAACCTACTGCTTGCTACTTCAACTGGGTGAACGAAATGTGGCCGGCCAAGCATGCATATTGGTGGACAGAACACTGTGTGAACTGCTGCTGATGTAGGTACTGTTGCCAGTATGGTTTTACAGACATTGGTGTTCTTTTTTTTCCCTTTTTTGGAAAGGGGCATAACCCTGGCCCGGCCTCTGTCTTAACTCtggaaaataaaaaagagaaatgGATTAGATTTCTAATGTACAAGAGCTTTGTGTGGGCACTATGTGTAGGCACTCACGCAGTGTGTGCCACTCAACTGCCAATCTGATCTCCTCGGCCGTAGTGTGAGCGCAGGCTGTAGGGTGATCATGTGCGGGCAAGCTGCTGTACTTGCTAGTGCTAGTTCAACGTGGGTGTCGTCCGCTTGCCTCAACTGCCCGAGCAGAGGCAAATAATGTACTGTACCATTGAACTTCAAAGGAGACGCGTGAACGCAGAAGGCCCGGCATGGTTCTGTGCCCTTCTCACGGGGTGCGTGCCGTGCATCtggttttttttttttgaaatgttGACAGGAGAGCTGCCAAATTCATTGATCAGAAGAAGGCATTACAAGAACACCCTCAAAGGAGAAATGCACCGCATAAAAACGAGTgccaaaaaaaagaaggaaaaacGGACTGCTCGGTTTATTGCGAAAAACCGGGCAAAAACCATAGCAGTGCCTAGCTGGACTAGACCTAAAGCACCACGATACATACAAGACGCCGGAAAGCGAAAACCCCACAACACACCCGGTCGGGCACTCAAGCGCCTTCGCTGCTACCAGAGTGCACACCGACAACCGCCATACTGTACCGGGCTGCGACGAGCATATCCGCAAGCCTCGAGAACACCGAAGAGGAACGATAGGTCCGAAAGAGCGAAAACCTATGCCGCTTCGATCCCACGAGCCTAACTGACATAGCTCGCCCGACGTTACTGGCATGTGAAGGGTGCTCCTGCTGCTCTCAACGTCGACCAAGCAACCAACTCCAAACGGAAGCACCACCGAAGACTCCATGCTCACCAAAACGTTGCCCGCTCTAGATCCACCGCACCACCCTCAACCAAGTGCTCCATCACCCGAATTGCTCCAAAGCAATGCTTCCAACGAAGTAATGACACCACAGATGCCACCATTGCATACGGTTTTCACCGAGAGGCAAGAACATGGAGCAGGAGAGGTGTCAGATCCCCTTGATGGCGCCTCCAACAAGGAAAATCACACCCGAAAGCATCATTCACCATCCGCCCAGATCCAAGTCGAGCATGACTTTCGTCGGGGATCTGAACACCTATGCCGGGGACGACGCCTCCAACACACCACCACCAGACCGGAGCAACAGTTGCCACTTGCTGCACCACACAAAACTAGCTGGAGCACCACCGGTGGTGCAACCCCGGAGCAACCCGAAGGCCCTGCAAGACCACGCCACTGCAGTCCACAATCCCGACCTGGAGCCACCACACAACCGCTAGCAGCCAGGCACTGGCCGAGCCTCCTCCAGGCCCCCAGCCGCCAGCGTGCCAGATCCGGCCGCGCCAAGCAAGGGACCACCCGCCAGGGAGGAGCCCGTGTCCTCCCGCAACATCCCACCATGACGACACGCGCGACCGCGCCGCCCACACCCCGCCAACGGCGCAACCTGACGGTGACCACTCACGCGCGCTCATGGGCCGCACAAAAGGGTGCCAGCCGCCCCACACCTCGCGCATAGCAGGAACCCGCCAGATCCGGCCGCCCTGGTCGTCCGCGACCTGCCTCCTCGTGGCTCGCGGGTAATCCCGGTCGCCGGCTTGCCCGAGCCTAGATCTGGCACAGCCGCCGCGCCCACAGCTCCTACACCGCCAGAGGCCGGCGGGCGCGCTAGCCACCTCCCCGCCGTGGCGTGCCGAGCAGTGCCGGCCCGAGCTCAGCTACACGCCGCAGCGCCTCGCGCCTTCGCTTGGCGCAGCTGCCCCGCGCAGCCCACCTCGCGTGCGGGAGAGTtagacactagtagaaaaagggcctttagtcccggttctgaaATCGGGACTAAAatgtcggtactaatgcctctccctttagtcccgcttcaatccagaaccgggactaaagggcgcggccacgtggagctccacctttagtcccggttggtaacaccgggactaaaggaaattttatgatttttttttaaaaaaaaatttgaatttttttttgaaatttttttgattttcaaatttctgaattattttaacctctagtctgtaatcaccacccctcatcacttctcaatttatcctctagtcacccctcatcattccaaatcatctaacttcccgaacggtcacccatcctccccccccccccccagcctgagcacgcttaacttccgggttctattctccctcgttccaagtctgcacttgttgttttcctgacaatactaagatgtcaatcctattaaccttcaggaattttgcttgagcatgaagtgacacatttcatagttttatttcgaaactattgttttaaaaaacaataattatttagtaacactaatatttcttgaataattagtttgaccattgtttgaccatagtttgaccactgtttcaccagatttgaccaaaattgaaataactgaaataattatttagtaaccacactaatattctagaataattagtttgaccattgtttgaccacagtttgcccattgtttgaatttttttcgatttttttcactctagatcttaaaagccccgtaactttttttctattaggtttttgaggattttgaaaatgtttaaagGGGTTCCCCCCGttaaatttggatgtaacttttcaagtagatgatttttcatataaaaaactttttcatccgagttagtatgcaaaagttatgcccatttttacaaatttcagagagattttgcaaataaagtcaaaattcacatttgcaaattttcccaacaactagaccacatatcacatgggaaacttatttccttttatttttttgacatttccatcattttcttttatttttttaaaaactgaaaaggcgatccacggggggAGGGGGGGTATAGTTTGAAAAtggaacctttagtaccggttcatggcacgaaccgggactaaaggtctcatccccattagtcccggttcgtgcctcaaaccgggactaaaggtctaatctttagtcccggtttgaggcacgaatcgggaccaatggttgtgggccaggagcgaggcccattggtcccggttcatcccaccaaccgggaccaaaaggtctagatgaaccgggaccaatggcccatgtggcccggccggccccttgggctcacgaaccgggaccaatgcccccattggtcccggttctggactgaaccgggactaatggggttacccggcctggaccaaagcccccttttctactagtgagagcccgccgccgccgacaccaCACGGGCTTTGCCCGGCGGCCACTACTATTAAAAAGGTTgttagtggcgcaccagtttttgctattaatggcgcactataggtgcgccactattaacacgccactagtaacaaatagtaatggcgccattactatctgacttagtaatggcaTCATATAGAAGTgtgccattactaacaattttttttcaaaaaaaaaattcaaaattttttCTCCAAATcttttttccaattttttttcattttttcttaatctcgggtcactatggcttaatctcaagtcaaatcgcacTCCATGGTCAAACGTTCCGGAAGGTCACCCATCCACACACTACTCCAGCCCCAACACGCTGAACTTCttagttctatccaaccccagcaccagctcacttaacaggcacttgttgacatatctatcatatcaatcctattaaaccttgttgatgtctaggactttgttcatgttcatgagtgcgatgaaattttgaaaaaatatttcaaacttcccggtcatattacctatcatattttaaacattttttccaaaaataaaatttgaaaccaattttttttctgttactagtggcgcacctagcaaaatggtgcgccattactaagtttgaatttttttccattttctcccctctagatcttaaaagctcCATATTTTTtgttctgttaggtttttggggattctAAAAATCTTCAACGGGGTTTCCCCGATTGAATTCGGacgtaacttttcgagtagatgatttttcatataaaaaactttttaatccgagttcgtatgcaaaagttatgcccattttactaaattccagagagattttgcaaataaagtcaaaattcatatttgtaaattttctcaacaagtaggccacatatcacatgggaaacttattatcttttttttgacatttccatcattttattttatttttaaaaaaactgaaaagTCGGTCCACGAGGtgggggggaggggtgggggatGCATTTGGTGAAATTTTCGGCCACCTagaaagttagtaatggcgcactttgtggtgcgccattactatgtgtaTGACTTGCTCAAAGTTATTAATAGCGCACTTTgtataggtgcgccattactaagtttgacatagtaatggcgcacctatgCAAAGTGCGCAATTACTAAGTTTGACCAAGGTTTGACCCAATCAGACACATAgttaggctggttgtaatggggagtatcatatactagtatcatgcatatgatactagtgtatgatactacctccctaatgcatagtatcatatattagtatcatgttgtactctatttattgccatgcatgacacaaagtagtatagcatttaatatgatacggtatcataaTATAATACTATACCCTCTTTTTCTTCATTTAATACtatgacacctcatcaaaattgcctagttgtcatgcatgatactagctatgatactaTCATTACGACCAGCCTTATGGCGCACTTTGTAAAGGTGCGTCATTACTATGTCAACTTAGTAATTGCGCACCTAtacaaagtgcgccattactatgtatATGACTGGGTCAAACCTTGGTcgaacttagtaatggcgcacttttcaCCTGATGCGTCATTACTGTTTTGGTTATTAATGGCGCACCTACACAttgtgcgccattactatgtatAGTGCGTCCTTAGTGTTCATATTGGCTATAGTTGTTTTTCTAGTAGTGGGCGCTCATcgacggcggcggggaggaggGGTGGATGAGTGGCGGCGGTGCCCGGCGGCTAGGGTTAGCGCCTGGGTCGCTCGCGGGGAGCGACACGGGGCTCGTTTTTTTCTGGTGAGGATATTCTGTTATAAATAAATACATAAACGCATGAACGCTGAAGAGCTGAGTTCTTGTTTCTGCGTGTAACTTTGTGTGACCACTACTGGCGCAGTGTGCGCCGCTCAGCTGTCAACCTGATCATGATCATGCATGGAGCCGTTTGTGCCATCAGCTTATGATCATGTATGGAGCCGTTTGGATCAACTGTCTGAACAAGCCCAGTGGTGACAGTTTGACGCTGCAGCCTTGTGGATTCTCTGTCTGACAAAGTGTGTGTTGAATCAATGCATGTGCTTTCTGTTTGCTCATCGGCTGTACACTTGAAAGTCGACACAGACCTGTTGTTTCACAGCAGATGGCAGTTTGTAGATATTTCTcacttcttttttttctttgatGTAAGCCAGTCCTCCCACTCCTTCTTTTTCCTGTACTCTTTCCCTTTGTTCATATTTCATGAACCCCACTAAATTTACACGACAATGCAGTTCGATATGTCTAACATAAAATGCTAGTGGTCTGCACGTCCTTTACGATTCGTGTCCTTTTTTGAAAGGTTTTGGAGTGTCATGTATAAGTGATGTTTAAGCAGACATACATGATCCAAAACCCCACACACCTTGTACTGACCGATCATGCACGTACGAGTCGCCGCTGCTACTTCATCTTTGGTGTGATCCATCAACTCATGCATGCATGGAGCGTCTGCCTCAACTGCCTCCTCAGGACAAGTAGTACCGTCTACCAGACCGTTGCTTGCTGGTGGCCGGGTTCTCGTTTCTCGGTCAAACTGTGTGTTGAACGCATGTGGCTTCTGTTTGCTCATCGGTACAAAGTTGAAACAGAGATTCTTTGTTTCATGCTAAAAAGGGTTGTTCATTCATATTTCAATAACCAAATTATTTTTCAGGACAATAAGAAACGTCTACTAGACGTACGGTTGCTGGTGGCCGGGTTCTCTTTTCTGGGTCAAAGTGTGTGTTGAACGCATGTGACTTCTGTTTGCTCGGTACAAAGTTGAAACAGTTTCTTTGTGTCAATGCTAAAAAGGGTTGTTCATATTTTCAAGAGTAAAATGCACTGGTGGTCATTGAACTTGTCGTGTACGTTCATTTTGGTCACTGTACTTCAGAATACAGTCAATACGGTCATTATATACGTGTTGAGGTGATTATATGGTCACTGTCAGGTCACTGTCAGATCGTATAGCTCATATTTCATCTATTTGATCGGTCAAACAATCCATATGGTACCTCCACATGatttttcttttaaaaaatagGGGTTTTCCCCGCCCGACTTTTATTAAAGATAGTCAAGCAGCCAGGTAAAGCATCATTATACATCGCTTGCTCAAAACATGTGAGTAGCTGCGATGGATACAACCTTCGATACGATCACAATCTTTTCCAGAAGAACAAGTGCAAACAACAAAGCAGCGAGCAGGAAACAGACACTAGCCTGGTCCAGAAGATCAACGCAATAAAACCTTCCATTATTCAGTAGCTTGCTAGTGGCCTGGTTCTCAGCTTCTATGTCAAAGTGTGTGTTAAATGCATATGGATTCCTTTTGCTTGTCGGTACAAAGTTGAAACAGATCCTTTGTTTCACGCTAAAAAAGGTTGTGCATTCATATTTTCTATAACCAAATGAACTTTGATTTTGCTAATTCTCGGTTGGCTAAGATTACAAACTGTGTGAGTCGAATTTTGATGGGAGAGGAGCGAAGCCCCAAGGCCGAGCTAGGGGCGCCACGGTGAGTGGCAGCAAGGCGAGGGGACAATAGCTAGCAAGGCCGAGAAGGAAGCAAAGCCAGAGCTGGCGGTGATGCATCTCACAACAACGTCCAAGGCGGAGCGTGCTCGAGGTTGACGGGTGCAAGTGGGGCAGCCTTTTCGTTTTGACCTCTGACTGGATTAAACGGATCGAACCCCGAGCTGGAGACAGGGACACCATGGCGAGGCATGGATAGAAGCTTGCCGGAGGTGAGGCAGGGTGGAGGCAGGATGCCACGTCAATTTGTTCTAACATTTTCTACCCGCTTTTCCACAAATTAACCGGACATCTCTCTTCTATTTTGTTTAACAAAACGAGTCCTCAGGTCCGACTTAAGAAAAAATAATATGTGAATAATAAGTTGACTCTGTCATGGTAGCATTAATTACTAGCCAGCGTACGAGGCGTTATTAGCTAATGTACGAGGTCATCTCCTGGGCATATGGATGGATCCATATGTGGTTGTTACTCAGTCATGCGGAAGTCAAGGAGTATATGGCCTACATGTGCAACTGTTGAGAGACGGTGACACGGGATACTTTCAACCAATTTGAATGACGGTCCAACAGTAGGATAGGTGTCTAGTAATCTAGTCATATTTTCGGCTAGCTGTGTCagttttttttcttcattttATTCAGCTTTGCTTGAGAATTTGTATTGAACTACGTACTTTGGTGCTACTTTGTTTAATAAAATGGCTGCGTGAGGTAATCCttctttttgaaaaaataaagcTAATGTAGCCTCCAGTTTTCTACCCCAATCGGTTCCTCGCTCGTATCCCTCTTTGTTTTCTTACATTTTTCTATGTCCTTCCCATTTGTATTTCTTTATAGTTGTGCAGCTATGCTCTGTTTAATCTGTTGATCCTAAAGCACAACAGAGGTCCTCGACTTAACGAAAATTGAGCAGAAGAAAAACAAATAGATGAACAACGAAATATTTTCTTTCTCGAACCCAAAAGATTACATAATCCAAGATACACAGCCTAAATAATAGGCCACCGGACACGCTCCCCGAATGGGCACTACAACAAAATAAAAAGCGCCTAATGTATTCTCGCTGAGAGGAAAGAAAAGAGGAGCTCCATCGCCAATCTCCACTGACTGGGCATGCAACCACCACTGAGCATGCAGTGAGCCCCGTGAAAGCTCACTCACGTCAAGTACGTGCTTCTACAGCTGAGAAACAATTAGGCAAAGGTCAGTAGCTTACATTTGCGATCTGAAATCTGAACCAACGGATGAGATAGGGAGGGGCAAAATGTGCGTTACCTCGGATAGATTGGCCTGCGGATCTCCCACCTTCTCCAGGGCCGAGACAAGGTTTTTCGTGGCGAAAATGATGCTGAACAAGTGAAGATCGATCGCAAGCTTAGCCAGAAATTTATTAAATCAAGCAAATTAAACCACACGGCTGGCTGGCTCGAGTGTGTGCTTTGTGACGATGAgttggagagagagagagagagagagagagagagagagaaagagagagcgagagagagagaggcataCGGTTCGTAGTCGTCGCCGTCGAGATGGAAGTGGCTGTCGCCGACCCCGCCCTCACCGATGAGGCGCGTCGAGATCGTGATCTTCTCCCCCGAGTCGGCAGC containing:
- the LOC125517455 gene encoding uncharacterized protein LOC125517455 → MARLYHLTFLSVFFYLLLTGLVAADPSGGKKVGKKVIMTVRYPAADSGEKITISTRLIGEGGVGDSHFHLDGDDYEPIIFATKNLVSALEKVGDPQANLSEL
- the LOC125517454 gene encoding uncharacterized protein LOC125517454, whose amino-acid sequence is MARLYHLTLLSVFFLLIITGLVAADPSGGKVGKKVTMTVQFPPADSPPGGMITISTHYVREDGVHDSHVHLDCDHHEPQLGSAAKYLVRSLEKIRDEEASPSEAYNMPSQWMDVLFELVSGKIRRDLLYYRSIVSARSSFARANNHSVF